The genomic window TTATACCTCAACAGAGAAACCTTTCCATGTCCAAAAACATCTATGATAATGTCGGATGAAGCTCCTATCCTATTACACACATATGCACTTTATCAAAGGTCAACCAGGTCAAAGATGATTCTTAaagctaaaaatatatgtacattgtagaaaCATATGTGAAAAGAAAAGTACAAATTGCATTgaaatcattgttttttctatCCCAATTTTTGTATCTCATAACTTTTCAGGTAATCATTAAAGCACACTGCTTAAGTAGGTATTTCCctaataagtatttttcttaaatgttatatttaaaccGTTATTTTAGGAATTCATACTATGACGTCATaagagtaattaaataatttcctaaTAGTAGATGTTGTCTAACACGCCCATAGTTCATTAATGATGACGTAATAATatgcattatatttttgtaaattgtcaATTACCATATTTTGTATGACATTCTCTTTGGCGTGGTTTTTAACCTCcccaaaatttatataactttcaCATCCCTAGTTATTACTTGTTGTTCTCCAGATTTTCACTTGAACGAATCCTGTACATAGTTGAAGGTGCaattaatataggtatataaatttaacttttgaccTTAATAAATGGCATTTTATCATTATCGGAAAgacaaatactttttgaaaattaacaattatcatgtggtttttttttcaatttcaggtTTTGAGCATCCCACTTCAACATGACAAGAGCCTGTACATTTTTGACAGTACACTTaccatatatacatttaattttgaccTTAACAAATAGCATAGTATCATTATTGGAGATACAAATACCCTTTCTGCTTTAACAGTCCTAATAAAGTGTTTTGTCTCATTGTTATGACGTCACCTTTGTCAAAATAGTGTTGCCTCTAGGgcaataaatcatatatttaacaACCATATTTAGGGGATTATGTTTCATTATGATGACGATACTCTTGCCAAATTAAACTTTGTCTAAGGATAAGTCAATTATCTTAtatactttttgacaattttaattatccggtggtttaataaaaatgttattggcCTCCCCACTTCAAATTGTATAGAGGTGCACTTATAATAtcgaaatttaacttttaaccTATGTAAATGGATACTAAAATTACCAGAGACAAAATTTCCTCTCCTCTCAAATAGTGGATTATATTACAATGATATGTCGTCACCTTTGCCAATGCAGACGTAATCTATAGGTCAGTGAATCATGATTTTAACGGCCCTGATagatgattatattatattggtatGACGTCACATTTTCAAAGCAGACTCTGTCTATAAGTCAGTCAATTACGATTTGAACTTCCTTGATTATGGTTCATTGCTATGACGTCACCTTTTCCAAAGTAGACGTTGTCTATGGGTCAATCAATTTGGCGAATACGTCATCATGctatagttattttcttctcctctatcttatataatttttgtagcttATCAAATGCGAAACATTTTTAGTAGTACTTCAAAAAAACTGGACGCgcttcttttccttttctacttattttgatagaaataataaaaacaaaaagagaagaagaggAAAGCAGAAAAAAACAACGCCTGACGGCGGAATTTGGAGCACATTTATTAAAAGTCATATTATTAGAGGAGGCAACATCGTTTTACTCTTGttatttacttcttttaatATCTAAAGGAAGGCGTTCCGTCACTTCAATACCTTTTTTTCATGACGTATGTAGTTTTTCATCCGTTAAAAGCGCTACTTAATGACATAATTTAGCGCTCCGcttgttattactatttatttctttaatactctctctttttttttttcttaagactaaaaactttttatggTTTTGCACTATTCAAGGAATCAATACGCCTGATCCAGTAATCTCCCACTCCACCCTTTGCTATATTATTATTGGTGGATAagtttacatatatgtatagagataaatttattaatatctttatttttttcgagggggaaaaaatgtaaattgacaattttaatttgtaatatttgatatttttttcagattaaaaactcttgcaagttaaaaaataagcaaaatgcATATTTGCTTTGACCTTTTGAccttacatatacatatatatttccagAATGCTCATAGATGGAGAATAAACGAAGATGCGCATTTATACAAAGAGTCAAGTCAGCtgctttttttgtaatttgtatctttgaggatatatataaaattgaattatacgTACTTGAACTCATGAAGCGACGTCATATCGTACAAAGAAtataaagaacaaatttaaacaaagtccaaaattgaagaaaaaaaaaagataaattgaattGTAATTATCGTTGTAACTACAAAATTAGGcacaatttgataaaattaaaaaaaaaacttaaaccatatacaaaataagaatttataattgttttagaaTCGTTTAATTACTCATTTGATGAACTACCTACTGTGTAGTTTTGCTTTAAATGGGacgataaatcaaattatagtcCTGGATGCATATtaagctatttttaaaataaatatgccGTTCTTGTCGGAGTAAAGAATGGGTGAATCTTAAaatatctattgaaaaaatatcgaCAATTGTTTGAAGAATAAGGGTCTGCATAGGACTCCATTTTGAAGGGTGAAAAAGTATAACTCATTTTATGTGTCTTTTCCTCATATGAAGTTTCTATCTATACTTCaatttatcaattcattttttttacaaattattgtgTAAtgggaatttcaaaaaattaaatgttgtgCATCACATAAAAACACtcctaaataaatatcaacaaaagtagaaaatcctgatttattttcttacttcatatacatagaactacagtccaatattttgacatattggagtcaattatattttttttggaggattaaagatacccaagaattttatcAATAGTTGAGAGCTTTCATTTAATTTAGTATATCTTTATTGGCCCGATATTGCCATTCAAATAAAGTCCATCGATGTATCATTCTATTATTGCGACTTCCAATTTTGTCTACTCTAAGTGCGATATTCACAGCCAccaaatgttaaatataaataatttgttgttcaaaattaactataatacgtcgaaaaatacaaaaataattcatgctcaattttgagaaaaataattctttcttGCTTTCGTGAACCCCATTTTTAACAAACTTAATACATAGTAATGTGTGTTTCTCACATATTCACATTACTGCCTCTCTTAGGACTTCTTTATGAGTACATGATATTAAGACATAATGATTGTTTTTGCTTGACTCTCTGACCTCATAATTTTCAATCTATATATCTATGTAAGTCTTCCTCAATGCAGTAATGATTTAATTAGTAAGAGCGATTCTGTAGCAAAATACACACTTCAATTACATAGTACTCTATAAATATAACCAAGAGGTCATGACCCGTTTAATACAAAGCTGTTGTATCCAATATTTATCttgcaataaattaaaaattgaattcatatatatatttaaaaattgggaataacacataataataataatagtaactaGATCAGCGTGAAAAACATCGTGGAAACAGTTGGATAAGAAGACtacttctaataataatattaattaataataaggttGAGTGAGCGAATTATCCGTACAAGTAATGGGAGCAGGTGTGACCCATCCAGGCGATGCAAGATGGTGCGTTGGAGGGACGTGATGTGAGGGAGGAATGTGGTTTGTGAGCTGGGGCTGTTGTTGCTGAAGAACCTGTTGAGGCGCTTGTTGGTGGTGCATGACTTGGGGATGCTCTTCTTTGATATATGAGGGGAGCCAACGACCAGAGTGTTCGTCCTTGCGGTAATATCGCGGACAATTCGACTGGAATACGGTGACAGAAGGATAGGGATCTTCTTTGATCCGCTTGAGAACAGCACGAAGGTTGATGACAAATTGAGGAGGTGCAACCTCTGGGCAGGTAGAGAGGGCTTGACGTAGAAAATCATCACTTTGTTGGAGCCAAAAGTCCACTGCACGGACAGGCTCGTAAGAAAAAGGGCCAATGCGAAGCTCTTCTCGTGAACAATCGTAGATCTCAATCAGCTGTAAAAGAAAGATAATAacattgtagaaaaaataaaatgtcagcTAATTATATCACTTACCCCAACATTTTCTCCACCTGTGAGTGTTCGGGCATTCCGAATATCCAAGTCAGGTCCCTTATCGGTAAACTGTGCTGGGAAAATCTCGCCAGTTTCCACACAAACACCAATTCCAGAAATGAGAGGCCATGGAACGCCATTGCGATGAAGTGTACAGAGCTCATTCACGGCACATGTGATTAGATCTAACTCGGCTCTTTGCTTGTGAAGGATTTCTAcgtatagttaaaaaaacaagattaaatAGCTGGAATAATAAAGACTAACATGATTCACTTACGAAGTATTGACACGGTCAAATCCTGCGCAATTCCTTTGGGATCTGCAAAACCACCAAGGAGATGCATTTCAAATCGACCGTCGTAATGAAAGGAGAGAGACAGGATGCGTTGGATCATAGAGGAGATCCCTTCTTCGTGACCAGCATCTAAATGACAGAACCCAGTGGCTCCACTCCCTATTCAAAACACATGAACATAACTTagaatgaagatatatttttcgtaGTTGTATGagtataggtatataaaaaatgaagctCTTAATCATGgccaaaaatatggaaattacAAGCTATGTTGTTTCTGCTGCTGCCTTTTCAAATCGACCTTAAATATTTCTCGAccaaaataatagtaataataaaaaataaaggagataggagaagaagaagaagaagtatatTAACGAATATAACTCTTATGGTAAGAAGTTCCCACGGATTCATTGCATACAATATGTACGTATGTACATATTCTTATTCTTCTTAAGAAAATATAGCCCATTATACttcagatcttttttttttttttttgagtttttctcCTTCgtgaatataattatcattattaggATACATAATTATTCGTTTTACAC from Lepeophtheirus salmonis chromosome 1, UVic_Lsal_1.4, whole genome shotgun sequence includes these protein-coding regions:
- the LOC121116639 gene encoding protein N-terminal asparagine amidohydrolase; its protein translation is MVLFVNGVSLDEAPRDIRSFFLKFPQFKESSSSLTSATPRIIGPLRSLYVSQREFAVTHPHDNKVTILGSDDITTAHLLIIRHTGSGATGFCHLDAGHEEGISSMIQRILSLSFHYDGRFEMHLLGGFADPKGIAQDLTVSILQILHKQRAELDLITCAVNELCTLHRNGVPWPLISGIGVCVETGEIFPAQFTDKGPDLDIRNARTLTGGENVGLIEIYDCSREELRIGPFSYEPVRAVDFWLQQSDDFLRQALSTCPEVAPPQFVINLRAVLKRIKEDPYPSVTVFQSNCPRYYRKDEHSGRWLPSYIKEEHPQVMHHQQAPQQVLQQQQPQLTNHIPPSHHVPPTHHLASPGWVTPAPITCTDNSLTQPYY